In uncultured Methanobacterium sp., a genomic segment contains:
- a CDS encoding response regulator: MVLEGVANFKIMVVEDEGVIALGLQMKLESWGYTVDPVVSSGEMAVKESFRIKPDLIIMDIGVKGKFNGIEAARRIRDLKIPVIFITGRDEEVLIMEALETVPYALLKKPLDHEVLKHKIRSALPSRN; this comes from the coding sequence ATGGTTTTAGAGGGTGTGGCTAATTTTAAGATAATGGTGGTTGAAGATGAAGGCGTTATTGCTCTGGGACTTCAAATGAAACTGGAATCCTGGGGTTATACCGTTGATCCTGTGGTTTCATCAGGAGAAATGGCAGTTAAAGAATCATTCAGGATAAAACCTGACCTTATAATAATGGACATAGGAGTTAAAGGAAAATTTAATGGGATAGAAGCTGCCCGGAGGATCAGGGATTTAAAAATTCCAGTAATCTTTATAACTGGCCGAGATGAGGAGGTGTTGATTATGGAGGCTCTTGAAACCGTGCCTTATGCATTGTTAAAAAAGCCACTGGATCATGAAGTCTTAAAACACAAGATCCGGTCTGCACTACCCTCCAGAAATTAA
- a CDS encoding MFS transporter: MDNRHRNRILILIFIGVFMGSLDIGIVGPALPAIQGQFGVNERLVSWIFAIYILFFMIGTPLMAKLSDIYGRRSIYVLDIFIFALGSAITVTSVSFEQLLIGRAIQGFGAGGIFPVASAFIGDTFPPEKRGGALGIIGSVWGLSGILGPILGALLLNYGWQWLFIINIPIAAVIIALSFYILPVTKRQENVRFDWQGTVVFALMVGALAVGVNQIDTANFTSSLLSLYVWPFLALSVVLLPLLLKVERYALDPVIQIDLYKSFEVKIATSIAIGTGLCQTAIVFMPALAVVALSLTTSHASLMVIPLVLALGVSAPVIGRLLDKFGTKMVMFVGTLILAVGLFMLSFFASSFYLFILSGVVIGLGLATVLGSPLRYIMLTESPADKRAAGQALINFNASAGQLVGGAMIGAVIGSQADKLTGYQSAYILIAFLAVGMMLLTLGLKNRAKQLETMKLNQEH, from the coding sequence ATGGATAACCGGCACAGAAATAGAATTTTAATTCTAATTTTTATTGGTGTTTTCATGGGGTCCCTGGATATAGGGATCGTGGGTCCAGCACTTCCTGCAATTCAGGGACAGTTTGGTGTTAACGAACGATTGGTTTCCTGGATATTTGCCATTTACATCCTGTTTTTCATGATCGGCACGCCTTTAATGGCTAAATTGTCTGATATTTATGGTAGGAGAAGTATTTATGTTCTGGATATCTTCATTTTTGCCCTGGGGTCAGCAATCACCGTTACCTCTGTATCCTTTGAACAGTTATTAATAGGTAGGGCTATTCAGGGATTCGGGGCAGGGGGCATATTCCCGGTGGCCAGTGCATTTATAGGGGACACCTTTCCCCCTGAAAAGCGAGGTGGAGCACTGGGAATCATTGGTTCTGTCTGGGGTTTATCTGGAATTTTAGGACCAATACTTGGAGCATTACTCCTTAATTATGGATGGCAATGGCTATTCATCATTAACATACCAATAGCTGCAGTTATCATTGCTTTAAGCTTTTACATATTACCTGTAACCAAAAGGCAGGAAAATGTTAGGTTTGACTGGCAGGGCACAGTAGTTTTCGCATTGATGGTTGGGGCCCTGGCAGTGGGTGTTAACCAGATCGATACTGCTAACTTCACCAGCAGCTTATTATCCCTTTATGTATGGCCATTCCTGGCTTTGTCAGTAGTTTTATTACCACTTTTACTGAAAGTGGAAAGATATGCTCTTGATCCAGTAATCCAGATTGATCTGTATAAAAGTTTTGAGGTGAAAATAGCCACCAGCATTGCCATTGGAACTGGTTTATGTCAAACAGCCATTGTATTCATGCCTGCTCTGGCAGTGGTGGCACTCTCCCTGACCACATCTCATGCCAGTTTAATGGTCATACCCCTCGTCCTGGCTCTTGGAGTCAGTGCACCGGTAATTGGAAGATTACTTGATAAATTCGGTACGAAAATGGTTATGTTTGTCGGTACATTAATTCTGGCAGTGGGGTTATTCATGTTAAGCTTCTTTGCCAGTAGCTTTTACCTGTTCATACTCTCCGGTGTGGTAATTGGTCTGGGCCTGGCAACTGTGCTTGGATCTCCCCTGCGTTACATCATGTTAACCGAAAGCCCTGCAGATAAACGGGCTGCAGGTCAGGCTCTGATAAATTTCAACGCCAGTGCAGGGCAGCTGGTCGGTGGTGCCATGATAGGTGCAGTAATAGGATCTCAGGCTGATAAACTTACCGGTTACCAGTCAGCTTATATTTTAATTGCTTTTTTAGCAGTGGGTATGATGCTGTTGACGTTGGGTCTTAAAAATCGTGCAAAACAGTTAGAAACAATGAAACTGAATCAGGAGCACTGA
- the csa3 gene encoding CRISPR-associated CARF protein Csa3, with amino-acid sequence MENTLISTIYSLEPVMACITQFSPNKIILIREEDAPDKIKEAEHMLQETVGKVLEIVTVPTSIYNVVMVARDTAEIIEEEYAHGRNIVVNISGGRKPQALGALFGSYARHDMVEKIVYITEEDKNIIDLPILNFGISKTKRVILEELYSGENNVRNLSTKIGISRGMTYNHIRELREMGLIDPKAFKITSAGELAII; translated from the coding sequence ATGGAAAACACCCTTATATCAACAATTTATTCCCTGGAGCCAGTAATGGCCTGCATTACCCAATTTTCCCCCAATAAAATCATTCTCATCAGGGAAGAAGATGCTCCAGATAAAATAAAAGAAGCAGAGCATATGCTGCAGGAAACTGTGGGTAAAGTTCTGGAAATAGTGACTGTACCCACCAGTATTTACAATGTGGTTATGGTTGCCCGTGACACTGCCGAAATAATTGAAGAAGAGTACGCCCATGGCAGGAACATTGTGGTTAACATCAGCGGTGGTAGGAAACCACAGGCCCTTGGGGCTCTCTTTGGAAGCTACGCCCGCCACGATATGGTTGAAAAAATCGTCTACATCACCGAGGAGGATAAGAACATTATAGATCTCCCCATACTGAATTTTGGAATATCCAAAACCAAAAGGGTCATACTGGAGGAGTTATACTCTGGTGAAAACAACGTCAGGAACCTTTCCACCAAGATCGGGATCAGCAGGGGAATGACCTACAACCATATACGTGAACTACGTGAGATGGGTTTAATAGATCCTAAGGCATTTAAAATAACCAGTGCAGGTGAACTGGCTATTATATAA
- a CDS encoding helix-turn-helix domain-containing protein, whose amino-acid sequence MLSLILTHLFKTSERMKILETVLKKEKITVSQITRETGVSKGMVSRYLKTMKEKNFLHREKQTYYIINHARTRALKILMGLQQLKWDEISPIWVESAGLYGSMASVPTQSLVMWIYGSKW is encoded by the coding sequence ATGTTATCTTTGATTTTAACCCATTTATTCAAAACCTCGGAAAGGATGAAAATACTGGAAACAGTGCTCAAAAAAGAAAAAATTACAGTTTCCCAAATAACCAGGGAAACTGGTGTATCCAAGGGTATGGTTTCACGTTACCTTAAGACTATGAAAGAGAAGAATTTTTTACACCGAGAAAAACAGACATATTATATCATTAATCATGCTAGAACACGAGCATTAAAGATATTGATGGGTCTCCAACAGTTAAAATGGGATGAAATTTCTCCGATATGGGTTGAGTCCGCTGGTCTTTATGGAAGCATGGCATCCGTACCAACACAGAGCTTAGTGATGTGGATATATGGGTCAAAGTGGTAA
- a CDS encoding TfoX/Sxy family protein, whose translation MKYYDEIISGNLRLRLEKEIMDWPDVSTKKMFGCPCYMINEKMFVFLVTNGIVITQLKPDELKSLQKLTTTEYFQAGKRTVKKWTKIPVTSETELTQLVPYIKMSYNSLMAD comes from the coding sequence ATGAAATACTATGATGAAATTATTTCCGGTAACCTGCGTCTTCGTTTAGAAAAGGAAATCATGGATTGGCCTGATGTTTCCACGAAAAAAATGTTCGGCTGTCCATGTTATATGATAAATGAGAAGATGTTCGTCTTCTTAGTAACCAATGGAATAGTTATCACTCAATTAAAACCAGATGAACTAAAAAGCCTCCAGAAACTGACCACCACTGAATATTTCCAGGCAGGGAAGAGGACAGTTAAAAAATGGACAAAAATTCCAGTGACCAGTGAAACAGAATTAACACAACTAGTCCCCTACATTAAAATGAGTTATAATTCTTTAATGGCTGATTAA
- a CDS encoding DUF6569 family protein produces the protein MDEIITEYIYGMDLGDVQEYKGMSVFPLYGNGDDSLYITLKEALDADLLTVTEVDDSGFVPELKVINRADVPVLLLDGEELIGAKQNRVLNTTILLKQKSETVIPVSCTEQGRWSYNSRKFQESGNVALYRVRRSKSATVNASLKMNGEFNSNQREVWNEIDDMSRAARVTSSTRAMQDIYLSREEDLEKYHRSFPVRDGQNGILVMVNGEVLGFDIVSSGIAYYILHRKLLKSYALESILQEGEVEGDFNGLDKARTFLDEVCLSMGERHKSVGYGWDHRLEGPSVVGSSLTYQDQVIHMAFFNRGENKTKDMSSYNQRRSFRV, from the coding sequence ATGGATGAAATAATAACTGAATACATTTACGGGATGGATTTAGGGGACGTGCAGGAATATAAGGGTATGTCAGTTTTTCCGTTATATGGTAATGGGGATGACTCACTCTATATCACACTCAAAGAAGCACTGGATGCTGATCTTTTAACTGTGACCGAAGTGGATGACTCCGGATTTGTACCGGAGTTAAAGGTTATTAACAGGGCTGATGTTCCAGTACTTTTACTGGACGGGGAGGAACTTATAGGAGCTAAACAGAATAGGGTTTTAAACACCACCATACTCCTTAAACAGAAAAGTGAAACAGTAATTCCAGTAAGTTGCACTGAGCAGGGTAGATGGAGTTACAATTCCCGTAAGTTTCAGGAGTCCGGTAATGTGGCTTTATACCGGGTGCGCAGATCTAAATCTGCCACTGTTAATGCTTCACTGAAGATGAATGGAGAGTTTAATTCTAACCAGAGGGAAGTTTGGAATGAAATAGATGATATGAGTCGTGCTGCTCGTGTAACTTCCAGTACCCGGGCAATGCAAGATATTTATTTGTCCAGGGAGGAAGATCTGGAGAAGTATCACCGGTCCTTCCCGGTTCGGGATGGGCAAAATGGAATATTGGTAATGGTTAATGGAGAAGTATTGGGCTTTGATATTGTATCCAGTGGCATAGCTTACTACATCCTTCACCGTAAACTCCTTAAAAGCTATGCATTAGAATCTATACTTCAGGAAGGAGAAGTTGAAGGTGACTTTAATGGCCTGGATAAAGCCCGGACATTCTTGGATGAGGTGTGCTTGTCCATGGGTGAAAGGCATAAATCAGTGGGTTATGGATGGGACCATCGCCTTGAAGGACCATCAGTGGTAGGTTCATCCTTAACCTACCAGGATCAGGTGATACATATGGCCTTCTTTAACCGTGGGGAAAATAAGACTAAGGATATGTCCAGTTATAATCAACGAAGGAGTTTTAGGGTGTAA
- a CDS encoding DNA repair exonuclease, translating into MKFLHTADWHLGMKYSQLQDKAEKARQIRIKSVQKILDHTVDVDFILVAGDLFDNNNVDKQLLNTVAEMFKRTKVPIYIIPGNHDPLTLDSLYHDPVWDTLSNVTIFKESKPFTLPHHNVTIYPSPVSQKQSRNDLTDWIKVDDPDSRNEITIGVAHGNLAIEGYIDNPNFPINPNRTQVSDLDYLALGEWHSHRAFKDPEGIIRTVYPGTPETTKFGEDASGKAVVVEIEKPHSAPVIHELDVGTLIWEKHNLEISSMADAENLHLNIKQTPNPQNRVLSFNLTGVTDQDTINYLENFPSEFLNKFMLLNIIKDDLYLKPDLLELKALLPEGAVVNQTFEALMALMKTQPEIQEYSDLDPERTTEIFKQIRDKDVLEGLSPEIINRAFLIMYEMIQEVVP; encoded by the coding sequence GTGAAATTTTTACATACCGCAGACTGGCACCTGGGGATGAAATACAGCCAGCTACAGGATAAAGCTGAAAAAGCAAGACAAATAAGAATAAAAAGTGTCCAGAAAATACTGGACCATACAGTTGATGTTGATTTTATACTGGTGGCAGGGGATCTTTTCGATAATAACAACGTGGACAAACAACTTCTAAACACAGTTGCAGAGATGTTCAAACGCACCAAAGTCCCTATTTATATTATTCCCGGTAACCATGATCCTCTCACCCTTGACTCATTATACCATGACCCAGTCTGGGACACCCTGAGTAATGTAACGATTTTTAAAGAATCAAAACCATTCACCTTACCCCACCATAACGTTACCATCTACCCATCACCAGTTAGCCAGAAACAATCCAGGAACGATCTTACCGACTGGATAAAGGTTGATGATCCTGATTCCCGTAATGAAATAACCATTGGTGTAGCCCATGGAAACCTGGCTATTGAAGGATATATAGATAATCCCAACTTCCCCATTAACCCCAATCGTACCCAAGTATCAGACCTGGACTATCTTGCCCTGGGAGAATGGCATTCACACCGTGCTTTCAAGGACCCGGAAGGAATAATACGTACTGTATATCCTGGAACCCCTGAAACCACCAAATTTGGTGAGGATGCTAGTGGAAAAGCAGTGGTTGTTGAGATTGAAAAGCCACATTCAGCACCAGTAATCCATGAACTGGATGTAGGCACCCTTATCTGGGAAAAACATAACCTGGAAATAAGTAGCATGGCAGATGCCGAAAACTTGCATCTTAACATTAAACAAACACCCAACCCCCAGAACAGGGTTTTATCATTCAACCTCACTGGAGTCACAGATCAGGACACCATAAATTACCTTGAAAACTTTCCCAGTGAATTCCTGAACAAATTCATGCTCTTGAATATTATAAAAGATGATTTATACCTTAAACCTGATCTTTTAGAACTTAAAGCACTTCTCCCTGAGGGGGCAGTGGTTAACCAGACCTTCGAGGCCCTTATGGCCTTGATGAAAACCCAGCCAGAAATACAGGAATACTCGGATCTGGATCCAGAACGCACCACGGAAATATTCAAGCAAATAAGGGATAAGGATGTTCTGGAGGGACTGTCACCGGAAATCATTAACCGGGCATTTCTTATAATGTATGAGATGATCCAGGAGGTAGTTCCATGA
- a CDS encoding AAA family ATPase, translating to MNIQTIQLENWKKFTYPVEINLKEGLNVLYGPNESGKTTFIDSVITTFYSKHTSNSQKIKNLIPWGTSLHPRSSIIFTTNGQEYRISKGFQERKSLLEKMVQGSWMKIAEGDQADKQLIELVGGQIPARGDTKPEYWGLGQTLWMVQGTPIIREDLNEETHSSMQKMVGATIESEEEKNIIKEINSRFLENFSPKKKELKKRSQLGILKDEMVRLKNELNSSHENIHKKEALMRTLKDNQILFEKNKTLLKDALKEKGEMDEKVNKAHEHQQNRERLEGEINKLKTEYQTSKERIDEIKKSKTEISKIIETNDEINLQLNPLNDESSNLNQKMENNTISVRSLDEQISSYLDEKKIVGIAHTAVMDEMSLDEKKNQLNDINELKDDFQSTKKKFDSILVPDEKEFQKIEKLSQEIRDAKTSLKAIGLNIKTSTTHEMSGEIFLDHNQKQFNLSSEFKTWTAHQSVKIVLDHVGEIEITSGSQDVQGMKETLEKIKTQYQELIDPYPTSDLSQLKSLMNQKESLKNDLKWLQGQLDKKSKKGEEGIINEILTLENKIKSNWNKIPSGSVYSECEGKDKLKVRAELSGKINQIEDVINQLQKNRQQLSEILENDRKTVKSTTDTIVDLKTKLHGNNQRKEEIENRLTWLTEDGLSIEEREYELNQLSVKMEQKERALNVYMGEIDEIEVKPLKALAGLNNRVERLDDEIRNQEISHAGMERELSMLMAQSTDSGVLEEKLAILQQKESKLEIEVAAIKLLYNLTSFYQENTICKISQPLERKVTGDLEKLLGPKYALKFDSKMKPESIDANGEDASLDLLSFGTQEQVWCLFRLALGSILSSGERQLVVLDDPLVNTDPVRMHHALEILEENAQKMQVLVVTCDVDKYDSLSGANFISMAEIIS from the coding sequence ATGAACATCCAAACCATCCAGCTGGAAAACTGGAAAAAATTCACATATCCCGTGGAAATCAACCTGAAGGAAGGTTTGAATGTTTTATACGGCCCTAATGAGAGTGGTAAAACCACCTTCATTGATTCGGTTATCACCACCTTCTACTCCAAGCACACCAGTAACTCCCAGAAGATAAAAAATCTGATACCATGGGGAACATCCCTCCATCCCAGGAGTAGTATAATTTTCACCACCAATGGTCAGGAATACCGTATCAGTAAGGGATTCCAGGAAAGGAAGAGTTTACTGGAGAAAATGGTTCAGGGGTCATGGATGAAAATCGCAGAAGGTGATCAGGCCGATAAACAACTAATAGAACTGGTGGGAGGTCAGATACCTGCCAGGGGTGATACAAAACCGGAATATTGGGGGCTGGGACAAACACTGTGGATGGTACAGGGAACTCCCATAATCAGGGAAGATCTCAATGAAGAAACCCATTCATCCATGCAAAAAATGGTAGGAGCCACCATTGAATCAGAGGAAGAAAAAAATATCATTAAAGAAATTAATTCCAGATTTCTGGAGAATTTTTCCCCTAAAAAGAAGGAACTTAAAAAACGAAGCCAGCTGGGAATATTAAAAGATGAAATGGTACGCTTAAAAAATGAACTTAACTCTTCCCATGAGAATATTCACAAAAAAGAAGCCCTGATGCGAACACTGAAAGATAACCAGATACTTTTTGAAAAGAACAAGACCCTCCTTAAGGATGCACTTAAAGAAAAGGGTGAAATGGATGAAAAGGTTAACAAGGCCCATGAGCATCAGCAAAACCGGGAAAGACTGGAAGGTGAAATTAACAAACTAAAAACTGAATACCAAACATCCAAAGAGAGGATAGATGAAATTAAAAAGAGTAAAACTGAAATTAGTAAAATAATCGAAACCAATGATGAAATAAATCTCCAGTTGAACCCTTTAAATGATGAATCCTCAAATTTAAACCAAAAAATGGAAAATAACACCATCAGTGTTAGGAGTTTGGATGAACAGATCAGTAGCTACCTTGATGAAAAGAAGATTGTGGGAATTGCCCATACTGCAGTTATGGATGAAATGAGTCTGGATGAGAAAAAAAATCAACTAAATGATATCAATGAACTTAAGGATGACTTCCAATCCACTAAAAAAAAGTTTGATTCTATTTTAGTACCAGATGAAAAAGAATTTCAGAAAATAGAAAAACTGTCTCAGGAAATACGCGATGCAAAAACCAGTCTTAAAGCCATTGGTTTAAACATTAAAACTAGCACCACCCATGAAATGTCTGGTGAGATATTTCTGGACCATAATCAAAAACAATTCAATTTATCCAGTGAATTTAAAACCTGGACTGCCCATCAATCCGTTAAAATAGTACTTGACCATGTTGGAGAAATTGAGATCACCAGTGGCAGTCAAGATGTGCAGGGAATGAAGGAAACCCTAGAAAAAATCAAAACCCAGTACCAGGAACTGATTGATCCTTACCCTACCAGTGATTTATCCCAACTGAAAAGTTTAATGAACCAAAAAGAATCTCTTAAAAATGATCTTAAATGGCTCCAGGGACAGCTGGATAAAAAAAGTAAAAAGGGCGAAGAAGGCATAATTAATGAAATATTAACCCTGGAAAATAAGATTAAATCAAACTGGAATAAAATACCATCTGGATCTGTTTACTCAGAATGTGAAGGTAAAGATAAATTAAAAGTTAGAGCAGAACTTTCCGGAAAAATTAACCAGATAGAAGATGTTATTAACCAATTGCAAAAGAACAGACAACAGTTGAGTGAGATCCTGGAAAATGATAGGAAAACTGTTAAAAGCACCACCGATACCATTGTGGACTTGAAAACAAAACTCCATGGTAATAACCAGCGCAAAGAAGAGATTGAAAATAGATTGACCTGGTTAACTGAAGATGGATTATCAATTGAAGAAAGGGAATATGAATTAAACCAGCTTTCTGTTAAGATGGAACAAAAAGAACGAGCCTTGAATGTTTACATGGGTGAAATAGACGAAATAGAAGTAAAACCCTTAAAAGCCCTCGCAGGTTTAAATAACAGGGTGGAAAGATTGGATGATGAAATCCGCAATCAAGAAATCAGCCATGCTGGGATGGAAAGGGAGCTTTCCATGCTGATGGCCCAATCAACTGATTCGGGTGTGCTTGAGGAAAAGTTAGCAATTTTACAACAAAAGGAAAGCAAACTGGAAATTGAAGTTGCAGCTATTAAATTATTATACAACCTAACCAGTTTTTACCAGGAAAACACCATCTGTAAAATAAGCCAACCCCTTGAGAGGAAGGTGACCGGAGACCTTGAAAAATTATTAGGGCCTAAATACGCCCTGAAATTTGATTCAAAAATGAAACCAGAATCCATTGATGCTAATGGAGAAGATGCATCCCTTGATCTTTTATCTTTCGGGACCCAGGAACAAGTCTGGTGTCTTTTCAGACTGGCTCTGGGGAGCATACTCTCAAGTGGAGAAAGGCAGCTTGTGGTCCTGGATGACCCCCTGGTTAACACCGACCCGGTGAGGATGCATCATGCTCTGGAGATACTGGAAGAAAATGCTCAAAAAATGCAGGTTCTGGTGGTTACCTGTGATGTGGATAAGTACGATTCATTATCAGGTGCCAACTTCATTTCCATGGCTGAAATTATTTCATAA
- a CDS encoding FUSC family protein codes for MEKKTFTSWWKLPSKPTGPIEWGKALKSILLVFLAVIIAQLTGLGDGTKLIMLITLNATIMIDLPLPFSKIIQVTLLGFFLTLLAFICSFLSLSSLPVFLFFTIILAVFSSSLFIFSETAGSLGFLIFINYIFSVIFINQTVNIREWVLYLILSFLVASILLVPRALGRKADILRMISTTFLPETSLERVLSTRKALSGLLLDERDYNLLKIGTYLTRYRTYSKLIISTMDYQSQLLYNGFMDSVDKASIKIASRITGTPGQVDLKSVHLELEKIEKGSKTKSSSGSEGAGPTNTLVKLKFLLKRANELLLMEYPSVTGRSFSSPRTRLREVIAANFNLNNLYIHHVLRYSLALTLGLLAVYLSPYHDRDFIWITMGILIIMKPDVTSTVNNFISRGLFNFLAIILVLIMGLIFPHDILLLLGFLMLFFFRAFFPNYMGLSLMAITIFVVLTWPTGPLWENAIARVIDITLGGIIAFCCAYLIWPGKLTVNIPEQIARNICANCEYAENIFRESLNRDKDKIVPKSFRKYLLEEKNLESSLRKVEDTFQDVAEDIALFMELGVINRKLFSDLTKARSLLESGESIKDITRYHEQLTSALREIALSVDKNVILPPVTIDRIPDKGDILEENIENYLNMIINDVHYLQLDVELALRLGAFKKYSKLI; via the coding sequence ATGGAAAAGAAAACTTTCACTAGCTGGTGGAAACTCCCTTCAAAACCCACTGGTCCCATAGAATGGGGAAAAGCTCTAAAATCAATATTACTGGTTTTTCTAGCGGTTATAATAGCTCAATTAACGGGTTTAGGGGATGGAACTAAGTTAATAATGCTTATAACCCTAAATGCCACCATAATGATTGACCTGCCCTTGCCCTTCAGTAAAATCATACAGGTAACGTTACTGGGATTCTTTTTGACACTTCTTGCTTTCATATGTTCATTTTTATCTCTTTCAAGCCTGCCAGTTTTCCTTTTCTTCACGATTATCCTGGCAGTTTTCTCATCCTCTCTGTTCATATTCAGTGAAACCGCAGGTTCACTTGGCTTCTTGATATTCATTAATTACATATTCTCGGTCATATTCATCAACCAGACAGTGAACATCCGTGAATGGGTACTGTACTTAATTTTATCATTCCTTGTTGCCAGTATCCTCCTGGTTCCCCGGGCACTGGGAAGAAAAGCTGATATCTTGAGGATGATTTCCACAACATTCCTACCTGAAACTTCACTTGAAAGGGTCTTATCAACCAGGAAAGCCCTGTCCGGATTACTACTTGATGAGAGGGATTACAATCTTTTAAAGATTGGAACCTATCTAACCAGATACCGAACATACAGTAAACTTATCATATCCACCATGGACTACCAATCACAGCTACTATACAATGGGTTCATGGATTCTGTGGATAAGGCTAGTATTAAAATCGCGTCCCGCATCACCGGTACTCCGGGGCAGGTTGATTTAAAATCAGTTCATCTGGAACTTGAAAAAATAGAGAAAGGATCAAAAACAAAAAGCAGTTCTGGCTCGGAGGGTGCTGGTCCAACAAACACATTAGTTAAGCTCAAATTTTTACTGAAACGGGCTAATGAGTTATTACTAATGGAATATCCTTCGGTAACTGGAAGATCATTTTCCTCACCGCGTACCAGGCTCAGGGAAGTAATTGCTGCAAACTTTAATCTGAACAATCTGTACATTCACCATGTGCTACGATATTCATTAGCCCTCACCCTGGGCCTCCTGGCAGTCTACCTCTCTCCTTACCATGATAGGGATTTTATCTGGATTACCATGGGTATTTTAATCATAATGAAGCCAGATGTAACCAGCACTGTTAACAACTTCATATCCCGGGGGTTATTCAATTTCCTGGCAATCATACTGGTATTGATTATGGGATTGATTTTTCCTCATGACATCCTCCTACTGTTGGGTTTCCTGATGCTGTTTTTCTTCCGGGCATTTTTCCCAAATTATATGGGACTATCACTCATGGCCATAACTATTTTTGTGGTCTTAACCTGGCCCACCGGTCCCCTGTGGGAAAATGCCATAGCCCGAGTCATTGACATAACCCTCGGCGGAATTATTGCATTTTGCTGTGCTTACCTGATCTGGCCAGGTAAGCTAACTGTGAACATCCCGGAACAGATCGCCCGGAACATCTGCGCCAACTGCGAATATGCAGAAAACATATTCCGGGAAAGCCTTAACCGTGATAAAGATAAAATAGTTCCTAAAAGTTTTAGAAAATATTTACTTGAGGAAAAAAACCTGGAATCATCCCTGAGGAAGGTTGAAGATACCTTTCAGGATGTGGCAGAAGATATAGCCCTGTTCATGGAACTGGGTGTTATAAACCGTAAGTTATTCTCGGATCTTACCAAAGCCCGATCATTACTGGAGTCTGGAGAGTCAATTAAAGATATCACACGATATCATGAACAGTTAACCAGTGCCCTGCGAGAAATAGCTTTATCTGTTGATAAAAATGTTATTTTACCCCCGGTTACAATTGACAGGATTCCAGATAAGGGGGATATTTTAGAAGAAAATATTGAAAACTATTTGAACATGATAATAAATGATGTTCATTACCTTCAGTTAGATGTGGAATTAGCCCTGCGTTTGGGAGCGTTTAAAAAGTACAGTAAGCTGATTTAG